In the Athene noctua chromosome 25, bAthNoc1.hap1.1, whole genome shotgun sequence genome, one interval contains:
- the LOC141970337 gene encoding gametocyte-specific factor 1-like isoform X2, with protein sequence MDLEEECDVLDPERLIPCPYNKHHQIRACRFPYHLVKCKKSYPEVAKKLATCPFNARHLVPQADLSDHVLKCSDKGLIEQDTENWSSGFQREQMNAMSTWQAPPCDEDWETELSEQSDLPFVWGMINSGINSTTSEQKNCLPSTVRAPASFPDAILLKHPDRTSAASSLNFVTWVHGASSPKIMENPL encoded by the exons ATGGACCTGGAGGAGGAGTGCG ATGTTTTGGATCCAGAGAGATTAATACCATGTCCATATAATAAACATCATCAAATCAGAGCCTGTCGTTTTCCCTATCATCTTGTAAAGTGTAAGAAG AGCTACCCTGAAGTTGCAAAGAAGTTGGCCACGTGCCCCTTCAATGCTCGCCATCTAGTTCCTCAAGCTGACCTCAGCGATCATGTATTGAAGTGCAGTGACAAAGGGTTAATTGAGCAAGATACAG AAAATTGGTCCTCTGGCTTCCAGAGAGAGCAGATGAATGCAATGAGCACGTGGCAGGCACCTCCGTGTGATGAAGACTGGGAAACAG AGTTGTCAGAGCAGTCAGATTTGCCTTTTGTTTGGGGCATGATCAACTCTGGCATAAACAG TACCACCTCTGAACAGAAGAATTGCTTGCCTTCAACAGTACGTGCCCCTGCATCCTTCCCAGACGCCATCTTGTT AAAGCATCCTGATCGCACCTCTGCAGCTTCCAGCCTTAACTTTGTCACATGGGTGCATGGTGCTTCAAGTCCTAAAATAATGGAGAATCCTCTGTGA
- the LOC141970337 gene encoding gametocyte-specific factor 1-like isoform X1 codes for MDLEEECDVLDPERLIPCPYNKHHQIRACRFPYHLVKCKKSYPEVAKKLATCPFNARHLVPQADLSDHVLKCSDKGLIEQDTENWSSGFQREQMNAMSTWQAPPCDEDWETELSEQSDLPFVWGMINSGINSSSTTSEQKNCLPSTVRAPASFPDAILLKHPDRTSAASSLNFVTWVHGASSPKIMENPL; via the exons ATGGACCTGGAGGAGGAGTGCG ATGTTTTGGATCCAGAGAGATTAATACCATGTCCATATAATAAACATCATCAAATCAGAGCCTGTCGTTTTCCCTATCATCTTGTAAAGTGTAAGAAG AGCTACCCTGAAGTTGCAAAGAAGTTGGCCACGTGCCCCTTCAATGCTCGCCATCTAGTTCCTCAAGCTGACCTCAGCGATCATGTATTGAAGTGCAGTGACAAAGGGTTAATTGAGCAAGATACAG AAAATTGGTCCTCTGGCTTCCAGAGAGAGCAGATGAATGCAATGAGCACGTGGCAGGCACCTCCGTGTGATGAAGACTGGGAAACAG AGTTGTCAGAGCAGTCAGATTTGCCTTTTGTTTGGGGCATGATCAACTCTGGCATAAACAG TTCCAGTACCACCTCTGAACAGAAGAATTGCTTGCCTTCAACAGTACGTGCCCCTGCATCCTTCCCAGACGCCATCTTGTT AAAGCATCCTGATCGCACCTCTGCAGCTTCCAGCCTTAACTTTGTCACATGGGTGCATGGTGCTTCAAGTCCTAAAATAATGGAGAATCCTCTGTGA
- the LOC141970095 gene encoding feather keratin 1-like — MSCNIPCMPCLPCQPCGPTPLANSCNEPCVRQCQDSTVVIQPSPVVVTLPGPILSSFPQNTVVGSSTSAAVGSILSSEGVPISSGGFGLSGLGGRLCGRRCLPC; from the coding sequence ATGTCCTGCAACATCCCGTGcatgccctgcctgccctgccagccctgcggcccgaccccgctggccaacagctgcaatgagccctgtgtcaggcagtgccaggactccaccgtcgtcatccagccctcccccgtggtggtgaccctgcccggccccatcctcagctccttcccacagaacaccgttgtgggctcctccacctccgctgccgttggcagcatcctcagctctgAGGGAGTGCCCATCTCCTCCGGGGGCTTTGGCCTCTCCGGCTTGGGCGGCCGCCTCTGTGGCAGGAGGTGCCTCCCCTGCTAA